CCGTTGAACAGCCTGATGCTATTCTGCTGGATGTAATGATGCCTATGATGGATGGTCCAACAACTTTTAAGCAGTTACAAGCAAATACCGTTACTTGTCATATTCCTACTATTTTGCTGACAGCTAAGACTCAGTTGAGCGAACAGAGACAGCTTCTTAACTTAGGGGTGGCTGGAATTATTACCAAGCCATTTAATCCTCAAGATTTGGTTAGTAAGGTTTGCAACATTCTTGACTGGGTGGAGTGAGAGGACTGAAGGGGTAAACTAAATCTACATAAAGCTATGCAATAAGCAGAAATGTCATTAATTGCTGGTGTCATCCAAACTGGTTACTGCGTTTGAGAGCGTTGTCGTTTAATTGGTTTAAACTTCCAGCCGTTGGAGAGTGACCGTACCTACTACCCCTATAGGTAATACTCACTTTCATAATTCAGAGCTTTCACTTTAAATTTAGTTGGCAACCAACCGCGATCTAAAGCGTCTGACACCGAACACCCAATTGAATGTAAGTATTGAACAGTGCGATCGATAAGAATCGCTTCCACCTCAAGTGATTTCATAGATCGCGTGATTTGGTTATCCTGTTCGCGATTGCAGATATTTATTGCAGCAACCACATCAGCGTGTAAAACATCCCCCGTAAAACGAGTAAAACGATCGCCAAGTCTTTGACCTAACAGCGTCCCAGTCACGCAATCAATTTGCGATGTATAAGCAGGATTGACCACTGATATTGTCGATCCTGTCTCCACAGAGATTTTCTCCAATGAAGCTTGTAATTCTCCCTTCATCCAAGAGTTAAGCTTGCGGTTGATGCGTTTCGCTTGTCGCTTACCCTTAATTGGTTGAGTGAGATCTTCGCAGATGATATCGACGGGCGTTGTAATATTCCGTCGTAAATCAGAGCGAATAAAATTTTTAATAGTTTCTTTCTCGCGTTTTAATTTCCGAGACTTTACTTTATAACCTAAATTATTTTTGAGGATACGTGCTGCTTTTTGAGGATCGTGTGGTGCAATACTTTCCCCAAAAGCCCGAATCCGATAACGATTGCGATTGGTTTTTGCGATCCGCTCGGTCTTTTCAGTCATTAATTTACCAAGACCAGGAGCGATCCTTTTCCCAAATGAAGTATAAAATCCTTCTGTGTACCCTTTGTCAATTCCGAATTTTTGAGTAGGCTTACCCGAAGGTAGAATTAGCGATCGCGATCGAGTACAGTGTACTTCAAGCAGTCCAAGCTCGTTCCGAATAACCCGAATCTGACCTTTAATAATGTGACGACACCTTAGTCTTAGAGTGATTCTTTTACCACGTTCTAGTCCTTGGATTTGCAGCTCTACAAAATGACGATTAATCCGCCGACAGCTATAACCAGCGTTTTGATACACTATTTGATTTCTGACAAATGTGTGTCCTCGCTGGTATTGAATTCGGAACTGGCGATGAAGCCAATGATCTCTAGTAGGATCTGTGTTTAATAATTCAAATAATCTGTTACGCGCAATTTCAACTGAACAAAGTGGAAATAGTTCCAAGGCTTTTTGTTTAACAGCTTTAAGTTCATCCCCTTTTTTCTTGCCTTTGTTCTCTTTTATCCATTCGAGTCTTTGTCGTTGATTCGCACTTATGGGATATTTTCGCCATATTTCCCGTATCAGAAAAACTTTCGCTGCTTCTTGTTGTGCGGAAATCGCTTTCATTGCGTCGCAGACTGACCATTCCCATATCTTTGCCGGAA
This genomic interval from Scytonema hofmannii PCC 7110 contains the following:
- a CDS encoding response regulator, coding for MTKRVLVIDDEDGVRNIIQISLEVVAGWDVLSATSGMEGIAIAAVEQPDAILLDVMMPMMDGPTTFKQLQANTVTCHIPTILLTAKTQLSEQRQLLNLGVAGIITKPFNPQDLVSKVCNILDWVE
- a CDS encoding zinc ribbon domain-containing protein — encoded protein: MAKSKKQRQTEYVYTQIVPVVFCSDEAQVNEIMHLCGIPRSITYNKLGSLQGWGVDWKKADSIVRRIITPDEIGLPAKIWEWSVCDAMKAISAQQEAAKVFLIREIWRKYPISANQRQRLEWIKENKGKKKGDELKAVKQKALELFPLCSVEIARNRLFELLNTDPTRDHWLHRQFRIQYQRGHTFVRNQIVYQNAGYSCRRINRHFVELQIQGLERGKRITLRLRCRHIIKGQIRVIRNELGLLEVHCTRSRSLILPSGKPTQKFGIDKGYTEGFYTSFGKRIAPGLGKLMTEKTERIAKTNRNRYRIRAFGESIAPHDPQKAARILKNNLGYKVKSRKLKREKETIKNFIRSDLRRNITTPVDIICEDLTQPIKGKRQAKRINRKLNSWMKGELQASLEKISVETGSTISVVNPAYTSQIDCVTGTLLGQRLGDRFTRFTGDVLHADVVAAINICNREQDNQITRSMKSLEVEAILIDRTVQYLHSIGCSVSDALDRGWLPTKFKVKALNYESEYYL